The genomic DNA TTGGTGGGCATCAGGACGTTCGATATATGGGTAGTGAAAAGGCGGTGCGACCTGTCGGATCATGTTGTATACGCATGTATATATATCCTGGCCATAGAGTATCAGCGGTCACCTGCCAAACGAACAGTGGACACCCTCCACCGCCCGTCCACATGGGCGTACGTAATCACAAATCCCATTAGTAGCCGAGTGCTCATtttatccttctttcgtcCGTCAAAGGTAATCTCTGTTGTGTTTTTCATTCCCTCAAATAAAAACATCAATCATATAATGCCTCGCTCACCCTCCCCACCGCCACGTCTTCCTCGCCGTCCCTTCATTGAAGACAGCCCGCAACGCTTTAGAGATCGCGATCCTAGAGACGATTATCGTTACCGCGGTGAACCTTCTAGGTATCGAGGTCCCGCCGGTTTCGATAGAGATCGCAGGGATCCAAGAGACCGCGACTGGCGTGATAGGGATGTAGAAAGGGACTATGATAGAGGCTCTAGATTTGGAGGGCGTCAAAGCTGGTATGCGAGAGACAGGGACgcggaaaggatgagggaaagagatgataGGGATCGAATAAGAAGTCCTTTGCCTGTCCGACCAGGCATTTCGCTCATCGATAGAGACGAACGACCGCGAGACGAACGACCGCGAGAGTCAATAGAAGGGTCAACGAAGGCCAGGTCTGAAGGGACaccagaagaagggcagaTAACGTCGCCTGTGGTAGCGCCTCCTACGATTTCAGGCTTGCCGCCGAGACCGCGTTCTCCTCCCCGCTCACCGCCTCGAAGGCGGTCAAGGTCTCCACCGCCTTTTAGACGGTTCGATAGGGAGTCTTGGAGGGATAGAGAACGGGACAGAGAGAGGGATCGGTTTTATCGACGACGATCGCCGTCACCATATTCCCCTATACGTCGCCGTCGTTCACCATCCGTATCAAGTGCCTCGACGCCCTCACGTTCTTCCCGCTTTTCTCCGATCAAACGCGGAATTTCACCCGCAGAACGAAGCAGGTATACACGTTCTCCCATGTCTGAGAAGCCGCAGCGCCTCACTTCACCCGAGCCAATGTCGCCCATAGACCATTCTCGACCTCTGTCACGAACATCCGTATCCGGGCCCACTCGCCCCCAAACACCAACCTCACTTCCTCCTACCTTGTCAACCCCACAACAACCTGCTCCAGCTTTAGCTCATACTCAGCCTTTATCAACTCCATCAGTCTCTACTTTCCCTAAACGTCCTCCCCCGACCGGGCCTCGCTCTGAACGTCTCGGTTTAGTACCGCCTACAGGTCCGCGTGCACTCGCCCATCTTTACGGGGGACGTCCTGCTGCCCCAAGAGTGCCCTACGCAACTCCCATTGCTGGTCTGTCCAGTACAAACCCGACGCCCACAGCAACCGTAAAAAATGACTTCCACGCTAGTACGACCCCTGAAACACCAACTGCTACATTTGGAGCCCATGCTCCTCCTACTGGGCCCAGTTCTGGGAGGTTGTCGTGGtctgagaggaagaatgtgcTGTCTCAGCCTCACCCAATATCGACATCTGAGCAGACATCAAACTTCAACCCTTATGCACCTTTACCTTCTTATAATGGACAGGCCGCTAATCGGCGAGGAgactcttcatcgcctgCACCCGCACCacatccatcttcgtcaGTGTCAACAACACCGCTTCCACGAATTTTGACACCGGCTGCAGAAGAGTCTCCAAATGTGGAGGAATCAGTGGTCGCCGAAGAGGAACTGGCAGAGAGGAAAGCAAAGGAAGAACAAGCAAGGATCCTGGCAGAGCTGCCCCCTGTTTTGATCGGATTTGGAGGCTCAGCATGGGAGACTGAAGTGCGTTTTCTTATTTCCTAAGACATTCTTGTTTCTGACAAATAATAGTTGGCGTCACACATGCATCATTACACGTCACTTGTTCAAAATACTCTCCGCCTCCAAGCCGCTCAAAGACTTGCTGCAGCGAGTTTGGCTGATGCTGAAGCCGAGAGAGTCGCAGTAATGGAGCGAAGTAAAATTTGTGATGAGCAGTTGATGTCGGGTACATTGGGTGTGGGGATTATCGGTGGGATCTGATATGTCAGGTGACCAGTTGTTTAGCTGTCTAAAATGTCGATATGCCGCGTACATTACTCGCGAACGTCCCCTCCTATGTACTTGTATCGCGTGATTGCTGCATTCTATGCCAAAGGTATATTCGTCGACAGTGGAGGTGAAATTTCCTGCCTCCAGCCGGCCTGCTTGATGTTACAAATACATGCATACAAAAATGATAAGAAGGCCACGTATGGGCACGCGGTGTGAATTTGATAATACTATCCGAAATAGGTAAACGgattcttcccttttcagCCATACATAGCTTGCGCGTATGCCTCGAAAAGTTCCAATTAGCCCAAACATCCGCCGGAGACAGAGCCGAATTTACCTCGTATTCTTCAGAAGTCATCAGCTCCTGATCGTCTTCCGTGACGTCCtctatcttcttcatttgaCCATTAACTTGGACGAAGGTCAGCTTCAAGCGCATTTCACGAGAGAGAAAGACTGTACCAAAGACCGTCTTTCCTAAACTTTCTCCCGCGGgcacctcttccacttccgcttcatctctcctctcaaCAGTATCCAGCTGAACCCCTTCATTTATATCAACTCCAACTTCCTCAacgtcatcctcttcgtccaaaAGCTCATAGTGGGCAGCAAGGGCCTGATCCCCAACCTCCGTTTCGTGGTCGCCGACATGTTTGGCTCTCTCGGCGACTTTCGCTCTTTGGTTTATATCGTTGATCCCAAGTGTTGTGGCATCGCCCGTGACAGTAGAATGAGTATACCATTCCGGCAGAGCATTCTGTTCTCTCTGCGCTTGTGCGAGTTTTTCTTTGGCCTCGTCGTCTTCCCCCCCAATGACAACTTCGAACTTTTTGCTATCTTCTCCGCCCTCTTGTCCATTCACACTGACCACGCCGGTCTTGACATTCTGTGCGATCCATGCGATGACGTTGGTGCTGGGGAGAGTAAGCACTTCAACAGCCTTGAGCGCATCCCTTATGGGTGCGGTGGCGATGTTGAATCGTTGCATCATATCTTGGAGTGACGAATTGTTCTCCTGGTCTATTGTGGGATCGTGTTCAATTAATTCCGCCTGGCAGTCTTCACACCTGAATgtgcttgttgttggatCAAAGAGATGTCCCACATCGAGCGTGTCATACACCCTCCCATCCTGGGGGCATTGGTATCCCCTCTGGCCCACTTCGCTCTTTATCCGCTCGTCAATCCCTTTACGCATCATTGCAAGTCGATATTTTGTGACATTGGCGAATTCACGGTAGTCAAGGTACCAGTAATGGACATCGCGGGTACGGCTATCACCAATTGGAGGCTTGTTAGAAGAATAACTTTGACGCATAGCTTGGGTGGAGAGCTGAGATTTTTTCCACTCGGGAAGAATTTGCTTTTCGCGGTTGACATGCCGTTTTACGAGCcgatgaaggtgaagagtACCCATGTATTTCCTGACCTCATTTGGAGAGAGCCCTACCCTTTGACCCAAATCGATTTCTGTCATTCTTGTTATATATCAGTAGCAGCGGAGCATGGTTAATTCCAGGAACATACACGTTATACTGAACGAGCATTTTGAGGATAATGATGTAGGGCACATCGTAGAAGGAGTATGCAACTTGATATACGAGATCAGAGCAAAGTTTCTGTATTTCGTCTGAGGAGAGTTGAGGATTTGACATTGCGTGAGTTGGTACGAGGGGATCcggagaagatgggggAAATCCAGGATGGGCAAGGTGTAACCTGGAAAGAAATGttaatgatgatgatagagATACGATGGTATTCCCTGTATGAGAGACACGTGTAAACCACGTGGTTGTTCATGAAGCACCACACTCCGTCGGCAGCCATCACGCCCGACCGACCCTtgcctccacttttctGTTCCAGTACTCTGACGTCGGGTCTCGCTCGCACGCATGCACACCCTGTCGATGTCACCTCTCATCGATCGTGCCTGccatcgtcctcttcattaCTCCTCCTTCCTATTTATAtattccctttcccttccatACTTGCTCATACTTCATTCACTTAGGATACTATCAAGTAACGCGGTCTTTCAACAATGTCGCAATGGGCTCGAGACGAGCCATTTCGATGGGGGGAGAGTCGAGATGGCTGGAAAACCAAATGGAGACAAAGCTGTTTCTGCGGCAAAGGTAGACCAGCCTATAGATGTATACCTAACGTTCGCCAATTGACGTAAATGCAGTGGCTTTTGTATACAATAATGACCCCTTACAAGTCAAAGCATGCCACTGCGGAAACTGTCAAAAGCTCCATGGTCAGTTTTTTTCCGTACTTTGATTTCTAGCATAGCAGCGTTTAAATCATATCCAGGAGCTCCTTACCAGCAGGCTGCCATTTTTCCAAAGAGCTCGGTAAGGCTTGACACGCCTCCCGATCATATTCGGTTTTTGACAGCCTCCTCTGATTTTCaccctctttcttcatcaccgaCCCCGCTTCCTCGCAAAATATCATGTGCTTCGTGCGGTTCCCCATTCATGGATGAAGGGAGAAACATGATTATGGCTTTCCCCCCACTATTCGAATTCCCTCGAGGGGATGGCGAAGCTGGCGTCCCTGAATCCCTACGAGTGCAAAGCCACATCTTTTATGGGCAACGGATTGCAGACGTTGTGGACGGAAAAGACAAATGGGAGGGGCATAAGGACCAAAGTAATAAGATGGGAGATCACGATTAGTGAAAAAGAATGGTGGTGAGGGGATTATGAGGGGCAAATGCATTGCAGATGAATGATCACGCATGTACACATTTGTATTTCAACTAGTTCGAGacggcttcttcttttctttgctTTTCAAGACGCAATTGAGGCAAAACGGTCAGGAAGAAGTTTTGTATGAAACTGTAACACAGCGACGTGAACCAATACAACACAACCCCCTATGAGGACGCATCCTATCAGCTTTCAATACATTTGATGCTAAGACTCACGCTTGGCATTTGACTAGCAATCATCGCAAAGCCAATAGCGCTGAACCTCAAAATATTGGCGAAGATTGACCTTCTGAACTCTGCCTGTCTGGCCAGAGAAAAAGTAGGTGGCTTGTCATTGGGACCAACCTCCACAAAACCgtcatctttttccttgATTAATGA from Cryptococcus neoformans var. neoformans JEC21 chromosome 3 sequence includes the following:
- a CDS encoding transcription initiation factor TFIIE alpha subunit, putative yields the protein MSNPQLSSDEIQKLCSDLVYQVAYSFYDVPYIIILKMLVQYNVMTEIDLGQRVGLSPNEVRKYMGTLHLHRLVKRHVNREKQILPEWKKSQLSTQAMRQSYSSNKPPIGDSRTRDVHYWYLDYREFANVTKYRLAMMRKGIDERIKSEVGQRGYQCPQDGRVYDTLDVGHLFDPTTSTFRCEDCQAELIEHDPTIDQENNSSLQDMMQRFNIATAPIRDALKAVEVLTLPSTNVIAWIAQNVKTGVVSVNGQEGGEDSKKFEVVIGGEDDEAKEKLAQAQREQNALPEWYTHSTVTGDATTLGINDINQRAKVAERAKHVGDHETEVGDQALAAHYELLDEEDDVEEVGVDINEGVQLDTVERRDEAEVEEVPAGESLGKTVFVNGQMKKIEDVTEDDQELMTSEEYEAYAQAMYG